Genomic segment of Salvia splendens isolate huo1 chromosome 12, SspV2, whole genome shotgun sequence:
GTTATGTCGGATCCTACACGCAAGGGGTGGACTGAGGATAGGAAAAACCTTAGGTGTTGAGGAACAAGTCGCAATGTTTCTGGGTGTACTCGCACATCATAACAAGAACCGTGTGGTTAAGTTCCATTTTGCACGATCTGGTGCAACTGTCTCACAATGCGTGCACAAAGTGCTTGCTGCAGTGCTGAGCCTACACTCGGTATTGCTATCAAAGCCCACCCCCGCACCCGCTGACTGTACAGATCACAGATGGAAATGGTTCACGGTACTTTTCTATGATCCTAGGTATGCTTCAAAAATTGAGCATAGTGTTCATTTACTAATCTTTGGCtgacttttattttttgtcaggGTTGTCTTGGGGCATTGGACGATACCCATATCAATGTGCTAGTCAGCAACGAAGATAAACCTCGGTATCGCACAAGGAAGGGGCAGATAGCGACGAATACCCTCGCTGTTTGCGATCGCAACATGCAGTTCGTGTACTTCTTGCCAGGATGGGAGGGGTCAGCCGGAGACTCGCGAGTTCTAAGGGATGCAGTATCCCGAAATAATGGTTTCAAGGTCCCCCAAGGTATTTAAAAATCAACACCTATATTGCAGTCAATGTTGAGCTTATTGTTTGGGTACTATGAATTGTAAACTGAAACCATTTAAACAAAATGTCACGCAGGGTGTTactacttatgtgataatgcGTATGCCAACTGTAACGGATTTTTAACCCCCTACAGGGGTTTCGGTATCATCTAAAAGAGTGGGGAGTCGGTACAGAAAAGCCACAAGACCCTAAGGAAATGTTTAATATGAGGCACACCAAAGCTAGGAACATTATTGAGAGGGCATTTGCAGTACTTAAGATGCGGTGGGGCATACTTCGTAGCGCATCTTTTTATCCAATTCAGACACAAATTCGCCTAATTATGAGCTGTTTTTTACTTCACAACTTCATTCGCCAAGAGATGGATGTAGACCCTGTTGAAGTTGAGCTTGACTACGACGAGCCTGCTATTTTACCTGAAGAAGACAACATAGGCGTCGACTACGTTGGCAGCGTTGAGCCATCTGCTCAATGGACGCAGCTTCGGGATGCACATGCGCTAAACATGTGGAATAATAGTTGACCATGTATGCATGAAGATATTACTACAAGTGTCCTGTTAACGGGAATCATCTGGGGTTTATGGGTTTAATGTTTGTCCTATTCGGTGTTCTGATTGGAAGGAATATGTAGTGACATGAAGTAACAAGTAGACCACTGTTGTTGTTGTATTTTGCGTAGGAAGCTATGTATTTTGCGTAGGAAGTTATTGGtgaaaaattgtattaaaattCTACTAAAAACTATTTTCACTTAATGGATTTTCCATTCTAAATCAAGGCGATTTTCCAATTTAGATGTTCAAGGTACCAACGCGAAGCtatttcgaagacgaagagaatgatagttttgccggataggatgatactctgagttgataaaatgatacttttgactgactgataaaatgataggtttattgcatagaatgatagttttgtcggataaaatgatactttcagttgataaaatgatactctgaatgataaaatgatactctgaatttcgccaaataaaatgataaaatgataaaatgatagttttgcccgatagaatgatactttcagcctatagaatgatactttcagccgatagaatgatactttcagccgatagaatgataggtatttatggtgaataaaatgacatttttgtttaataaaatgatacttttaccttataaaatgataatctaagcggataaaatgacagttagcttataaaaatgatagtttagctggagaaattgcatataagctgataaaatgatactttaacgtgacaaaatgacataaaactgataaaatgatacttttgcccgatagaatgaaagtatcattctacccggcaaaactatcattctatcggctgaaagtatcattctatccggaaaaactatcattttatcagttttatgtcattttgtcacgttaaagtatcattttatcagcttatatgcaatttcttcagctaaactaccatttttataaggttattgTCAtcttatccgcttagattatcattttataaggtaaaagtatcattttattaaacaaaaatgtcattttatacacacaaaatacctatcattctatcggctgaaagtatcattctacccggcaaaactatcattctatcggctgaaagtatcattctatccggaaaaactatcattttatcagttttatgtcatattgtcacgttaaagtatcattttatcagcttttatgcaatttattcagctaaactatcatttttataaggttactgtcatcttatccgcttagattatcattttataaattaaaagtatcattttattaaacaaaaatgtcattttataaacacaaaatacctatcattctatcggctgaaagtatcattctacccggcaaaactatcattctatcggctgaaagtatcattctatccggcaaaactatcattttatcattttatcattttacgtgatatttggcgaaattcagagtatcattgtatcagtCAAGAGtaccattttatcaactcagcgtatcattctatccggcaaaactatcattctatgcaataaacctatcattttatcattttatcattttacgtgatatttggcgaaattcagagtatcattttatcaactcagagtatcattctatccggcaaaactatcattgtatgcaataaacctatcattttatctgtcagtcaaaagtatcattttatcaactcagagtgtcattctatccggcaaactatcattctatgcaataaacctatcattttatcattttatcagtcagtcaaaagtatcattttatcaactcagagtatcattctatccggcaaaactatcattctatgcaataaacctatcattttatcagtcagtcaaaagtatctttttatcaactcagagtatcattctatccgacaaaactatcattctatgcaataaacctatcattttatcattttatcattttatcagtcagtcaaaagtatcattttatcaactcagagtatcattctatccggcaaaactatcattctatgcaataaacctatcattttatcattttacatgatatttggcgaaattcagagtatcattttatcattcagagtatcattttatcaactcagagtatcattctatctggcaaaactatcattctatgcaataaacctaacatatatcattttatcattattaaacaaaagtatcattttatcatttgaaactatcattttatcccctcaaactatcattttatgatgcaaaagtatcattttatcatccaaaaaatctaaaactatcattattaaaaacatgcaaaaaccGTGTTTATCACCCTCTTAATTTGAGGCTAACCTATTTTGATTTTCTGTCATTACTAAACTTGTTTGCTTCACAACTACCGAATTAATAAGACCTTCAATTGCTGTCACACCATGGCTGAAGCAACTTAAATGCGACGGGACTCCAATAGACGGCGCAACTCTAGACTCTTGATGCCCCTAAAAATGGTGGTGCCAGGTAATGAGTGAATTTATCCACAAGAGCTCAGCTTGGTGTTAATACTCTATCTTATTAATTACGGTGGGTGGTTACAAGTCATCAACCACTAATAACATCCATTATATAAGTTCATAACTACTCATGGCACAAACCACCAGCTTCCAACTTATTTTCTATCATATTGCGCCGATGTACATCCCACCCCAGACAGAGTATTTGTACCAAGGCCAATGGAGCGTAGTTTGTGACACGATCCTTATCGACTGCCTCGAACGTATGAAGGGTCATATTTACTGGGACATGCCACTCTTTCCTAGCTGGATTACTCTCTCAGCTGCCGCTGAGCTCAAGAATTCCGTCGAGGTTGTGTTTTCTGAAGCTGAGCTGGATGAACGGGTGGAGATCTTAAGAAAACGCTACAAAACCTTCAAGGCATTGGTGGGCACCAATGGATTTCGTTGGGATCAGCCCACAAAACAAATCATCGCATCTGATGAGATGTGGGAGAAGCTCATCTcgatatgtttttttaaaataatttcctTGACTTGAGAAGTGTCTTCGCGACCATACTATTTATGGATGCCACTTATGTTAAGTACTTATGCAGAAAAATGAGTTCGCTGGCGCATACTATCATCATGACGAGCCCATGTTCTCCCAGCTAGCATGCATATTCGGGATGAACGACGTCAAGGTGGAGGGGGCGAACGAAGTGGTGGTCATATCGGACAACACCCAGAAAGTATCCACAGAAGTCTTGGAAGTGTATGAGGCTGGAGTTGTTGAGGATGAAGTGACTTCTCCCATGGTCATCCCCCGTCCACCCGTTTGTCGCAAACTTTTTGATGATGGTGCTGTTGTCACTGACAGAGAATCGACAACGAAGAAGGGGATGTATTTCATAGATATCGGTTCAGATGGCATGCTTGGGACTCGGTTCGAGAAGGGTGTGGCGTTACCAAAACCACCACCGATTGTGCATCCTGAGGCAGGCCCATCGGGAAGGTCACCGCATGGGAGTTCATGTGCATCCAATTCGCCTATTACTTGGTGGCCTCACAACTTCCGCCGTCCACCGTTCTAAGTTGTGTGAGAGAGGTGTCGGTCCCTGTTTAACGCCCAAGAGGGTGATCTTTGTAAGCTTATGATGAAATCTAGGACCGTAGATTTTAAAATACTCCCTACAATCTTTATTTCGGTCGTATGCTCGTTTTCATTCCTAAGGATGGTGTAGGTATTTCGTACGTGAATCCATGATGTAATGGTATGGTGGCGATAGAAATATTAATCGCCCGTTTTATAGTTATATCTACCTTTTGTTATTGCATCTCTTCGTATTATAAGATGACAATGGTAATTAGGAAGAATTTAGAGTGTAGGATGCCTTAAAAAAGATGGAGGAAGTTAACATAAGTAAATGCAATAGTCTTGATAATGAAGATGTTATTAGATAATGCCTGCATCTAATTACAGAAAATGGGATAGATGAACACCTAAATCTATCCTCTATGCAGTTACAGAGTCAAAAAAAGTTTGCAGATTATACACAAGGAAACATCAAAAGTAAACATACTAGTCCATTAACACACGCTAAACATACTTAAACATAGCAGCAAAAACTACAACTACTCAGAACCGATCACCCGCAGCGACGACTCTCCTCGATCAGCTTCATAACATATCCAAGACGCGCAGACGCTGGCATCCCAATGAAAACTTCAAGTCGTTGGGGTTTGTCACCCAAGATGTTGCATAAATCATAACGCTGGTCAAGACTTAGCCCATCAACCGTCCCAAGCTTATCAAATACCTCTTGCCGGGCCTTACCCATGTCGAACCCGTACCCGATCCTAGATGCTATAACATCCAAACATGAGTTTGTTTCGGCGTGCAGATTAGCAAGGAAAGCAAACAGCTGAGTATCGGGGGAGCTAGACTTTCGCTTGAGAGTGTTACCCTTAGTAGTTGACATCTCCTTCTCGGTGTAGCGCGAACTAGACTCGTTAAGCTCAGGACTTGCTGTGGCCGGGACACTTCCATCAGCGAAAGGTAAATCATCAAATGACGGGTGGTAGTCATTCTCGTTGCACTGACTACCGCCACCCAAATGGGACCTCATGTGCTCTGCAGCGGCATCAACCTGTTCAGCACCGCCTCCTCCAGCACGATCCTTTCCGAAAATACACTTCCATTGCTCCCAAAATGGCCACGGCTTATTACGCATAAACTTTGCATCCTTATTGGCCTACAATAAACAAATTTCGTATTGTTTTATATTAGTTGTCTCAGTAAGAGAAACACATGGGGAATATGGATGAAACTTTTGGATGAAATTAGTGTAATAACCTGGACAATTTGCTCCCATTGCTCGTCATCAATATCAATCTTGAAATCGTTGTGGAGATTGAAACCAATCCCTGTTCGACTCAAGATGGATCTAAGAATCCCATAACTCTTTTTCCAGGCACCTATTTTGGATGTGATGTGTGGAGTCCCCCTGAGATCGCAATTTGGAAATTCCGCACGAAGACTCTCCTCGATCTTGGTCAGGTATCCCGTACGAAATCCATTGTCGGATTTCCATCCATGAGCAACTAGATCCAGCAAAGTGGCGGCTAAGATCTCCTCTTCACGGAAGATCCAAATCCGGCGTGAACGGTCCCCCTTACGAAACTTTTGCCTTCCCGAAACAGCCACACCTATTTCGTGGTAAATGTCAGCATAGAACATCAAATGCATACACTTACAACGACTTCTATGCATAAAcataacaaaagaaaaaaacagtAGCAACCAAAACGAACCATCCTGTGAGAAGGTACCAGTACAACTCTGCATCATTGGGCGTTTTCCATTTGACATACCACCTACAAGGACAATCAAAGCAGTTAATTGATGCCATAAATGCATCAATATCATATACAATTCATTCAAAAGGTACCTTCCTGTGAGAAGGTATCATTACTACTCTGCATCATTGAGCGTTTTCCATTTGACATACCACCTACAAGGACCAATTAAAGCAGTAATTTTATGCCACCGATGCATCAATATCATATACAATTCAGACAAATCGTGTGTTGCTTCAAGCTCCCCAAATTTTGCCCAACCAATTGATGATAATAAATGGCGATTAAATTGCATACTCAACTCTACTATCCCAACCCATTATGTACTAAGCTTTATACGGTGTAAGATCCGAGGGGTCTCTGGTatatagccccattacaacagTCGAAAATACATCTTTACAACAACGAAGAAGATGATTGCATACTGGTTGATCGAAAGAGTCCGGACTGCATTTTGAGTTGCGGGAACGATTCTGCACTCTCATCCAAATGTGAGTTCTCCAATTGAGAATGAAGCTTATTTATTGAGAGATTTACGCCGCTCAAATTTTTCAAAGTCGCGCCTAAATTTTGGCATTCCTGCGAAACATGTTTTTAACCCAAATGAAGGGGCAATTTTGGCAGAACATGATTGTTGGTCAATATAGtattcaattaattattttttcaatgacAAAACTGCATCTATTTATTAAACACTGAACGCATGGGAGTGGTGTTAATTAAGTGGGCCCTACTCCCTCAATTCTAACTCAGTTTTATATCTCACTTTCCCATATCAGGGTAACTAAACACGctctaagagcattagcaatggttAGGCCTTCCTATAGGGCCCTCCCATGCCACGTCAACATTTGGCCAAATGGTCTATCTCCCTGCAATGGAAGGGCACTCCCATATGGCTCTCccattccatttcatttccacatcatcacaattttattttaattttttagcacttctatatttaatatgttatcaaatgaaattaatttagaaccaaaaatattaatacgcaaatcttcgttgtattataaGATTGGAAAATAGAATACAGCGAGATGCAGATTTTATAGTGAAATAAAATGAGAGAAAATGTATTGAAATAAAATGAGAGAAAGATGTTGGTgtgagaaatgtaaagaatgAGAGGTGGTATTTTTAGTGGAAGAAatggaattaaaaaaattaaaaaaaattaaaaaaaaagagagggagGCCTTCGATCTGCCCTTCCTCCACAATGGAGTGCTGATAGAAGGGCCCTTCTCATCGGCATAGGCCGATATATCGGCCATTTGGGGGAGGAGGGAGGGGGGCTATCAACCGCCCGTTCACCGCAATGGATGGCCGATGAGGCTGATAGAAAAGAATGAAGAACACTTCGAGATGTGTGGACAATTACAAGTCTGCCTGCATTCAAAACTGAGATTAAAGGGAAattga
This window contains:
- the LOC121757827 gene encoding uncharacterized protein LOC121757827 produces the protein MPDQACNNASLCMLLEVLQFMYRVETTVLVEKYVCAKTARSRRRILDRARRYSVIKKILEQVKYLDKLVHVTDADCVANLRMDRNTFAKLCRILHARGGLRIGKTLGVEEQVAMFLGVLAHHNKNRVVKFHFARSGATVSQCVHKVLAAVLSLHSVLLSKPTPAPADCTDHRWKWFTGCLGALDDTHINVLVSNEDKPRYRTRKGQIRAFAVLKMRWGILRSASFYPIQTQIRLIMSCFLLHNFIRQEMDVDPVEVELDYDEPAILPEEDNIGVDYVGSVEPSAQWTQLRDAHALNMWNNS